The Coffea arabica cultivar ET-39 chromosome 4e, Coffea Arabica ET-39 HiFi, whole genome shotgun sequence genome includes a window with the following:
- the LOC140005960 gene encoding uncharacterized protein — protein sequence MPMVIPESSAIGDTGRYRRSRNLNFSQNQHQPISETDPIPSLVDSNRSKSTISSLLFPTNDHHTSASHKKKNFSSGTFRGLGCTASSQVSVPAVIRTSADWDPKKVKKKKQKSKKNKDHSSSAAAAAAVVLGGTNINSTASLTNTNTSNSNHNNNNNNNNNTNPLSLSLSSSCVAVPDVWCGPGMGLTTDAASVDCVVSRRPVSGRGKVDVEKTSHRERPSYSVRRMVTPEEIPFLDSDATFSIPRSRLDAFGSRHHRHARHGFPEGLAEIVMLQSNLLMGGRSEGADRFRDWRLDIDSMSYEELLELGDRIGYVSTGLREDDITHCLRRTRNPVTDNLRSSLIIEVEKKCSVCQEEYDADDEMGKLNCGHQFHIQCIKKWLTQKNACPICKTEAVSRG from the exons ATGCCAATGGTGATACCAGAAAGTTCAGCAATTGGCGATACCGGTAGATATAGAAGATCAAGAAACCTTAACTTCAGCCAAAATCAACACCAACCCATCTCAGAAACAGATCCAATCCCTTCACTTGTCGACTCAAATCGCTCAAAATCAACCATTTCCTCTCTACTTTTCCCCACCAATGACCATCACACATCAGCCTCTCATAAAAAGAAGAACTTTTCATCAGGAACTTTCAGGGGATTGGGCTGTACTGCATCATCACAAGTCTCAGTTCCTGCTGTTATCAGAACATCAGCTGATTGGGACCCCAAGAAAGTCAAGAAGAAAAAGCAgaagagcaagaaaaacaagGACCACAGTTCTTCAGCAGCTGCAGCTGCAGCTGTCGTTTTGGGCGGAACAAATATTAATTCAACGGCATCTTTGACTAATACTAACACCAGCAATAgtaatcataataataataataataacaacaacaatACCAATCctttatcattatcattatcttCGAGTTGTGTGGCTGTACCTGATGTTTGGTGTGGCCCTGGAATGGGGTTAACCACTGATGCTGCTTCTGTGGATTGTGTTGTTTCAAGAAGGCCTGTATCTGGGAGAGGAAAAGTTGATGTTGAAAAGACGAGCCATAGGGAG CGTCCTTCATATTCTGTAAGGAGGATGGTGACCCCTGAGGAGATCCCTTTTCTTGATTCTGATGCTACATTTTCCATCCCACGCTCTCGGTTAGATGCATTTGGATCGAGGCATCATCGCCATGCTCGGCATGGTTTCCCAGAAGGGCTTGCTGAG ATTGTGATGCTACAAAGTAATCTTCTGATGGGAGGAAGATCAGAAGGTGCAGATCGATTTAGGGATTGGAGACTTGATATTGATAGTATGTCGTACGAG GAATTGCTGGAACTTGGTGATAGAATTGGGTATGTAAGCACAGGATTGAGAGAAGATGATATAACTCATTGTCTGAGGAGAACGAGAAACCCTGTTACGGATAATTTGCGGTCCAGTTTGATCATAGAAGTGGAAAAGAAGTGCAGTGTCTGTCAG GAGGAATATGATGCTGATGATGAGATGGGCAAGCTGAACTGCGGACATCAATTTCACATTCAATGCATAAAGAAGTGGCTTACCCAAAAAAATGCCTGTCCTATTTGTAAGACTGAGGCTGTTTCACGTGGTTAG